Proteins co-encoded in one Kutzneria chonburiensis genomic window:
- a CDS encoding RNA polymerase-binding protein RbpA gives MATATQVQDNVPHLREYDISRYMDRQPSQVVTYMCEGGRSGKAHEFTIRLHDNVEVEVPLEWQCAQHSVTAITAHLAAVMVDDVHDTKEKRRPSHLDTVLERRSPEELEAMVNEALTKLRSDREGVGEYLRRSMSTRDPVEVKGNLSNRRRRGRPVGVLPSV, from the coding sequence ATGGCAACAGCCACACAGGTGCAGGACAACGTCCCACACCTGCGCGAGTACGACATCAGCAGATACATGGACCGCCAGCCGTCGCAGGTCGTGACCTACATGTGCGAGGGCGGTCGCAGCGGCAAAGCGCACGAGTTCACCATTCGTCTGCACGACAACGTCGAAGTGGAGGTGCCGCTGGAGTGGCAGTGCGCCCAGCACAGCGTCACCGCCATCACCGCGCACCTGGCCGCCGTCATGGTCGACGACGTACACGACACAAAGGAGAAGCGCCGACCATCCCACTTGGACACCGTGCTGGAGCGGCGTAGCCCGGAGGAGCTGGAGGCCATGGTGAACGAGGCGCTGACCAAGCTGCGCTCTGACCGTGAGGGCGTCGGGGAGTACCTGAGGCGCAGCATGTCGACCAGGGATCCGGTGGAGGTCAAGGGAAACCTCAGCAACCGGCGGCGACGAGGCAGGCCGGTGGGCGTGCTGCCCAGCGTGTGA
- a CDS encoding helix-turn-helix domain-containing protein produces the protein MDNELARLIGERIRFEREANHQTQVVVAGLSGITPDYLYQIERGKKLPTLQVLLAIAKALGKPAGALLNEQESRSLPPVRPVEAARNIHRALTLPLPETRRFDTSAELRSEVHAAWDSWQHSHQRYSKVSGALPQLITNAELLLRDDEDQDMATLAAIELYSLVRTVSKRLGRTDSALLAADRAKQAASKLGRPLPRAASAWNMAHVLLAENDAEGSETVAIQALSKLQADDAGATLDGLALQGALLSVAAVAGARLGQGWTARDRLRDADKLAKVTGERNTAWTAFGPTSVAIGAVSVENETGEVAEALRLAERIVPPASLSIERRVAFLLEQARGYELRRDYGSALVTLQTAGDEAPEDVSYRPAAQRVLSTIVHRGRSTVAQQGVAFATKFGIAV, from the coding sequence ATGGACAACGAACTGGCTAGGCTGATCGGTGAGCGGATCCGCTTCGAGCGGGAGGCGAACCACCAGACGCAGGTCGTCGTTGCGGGACTCAGTGGCATCACTCCTGACTACCTGTACCAAATTGAGCGGGGCAAGAAGCTCCCGACCTTGCAGGTGTTGCTGGCCATCGCAAAGGCGCTCGGCAAGCCAGCGGGTGCGCTGCTCAACGAACAGGAGTCGCGTTCGTTGCCGCCGGTCCGTCCGGTCGAAGCTGCCAGGAACATCCATCGAGCCCTGACCCTGCCGTTGCCCGAGACGCGCCGCTTCGACACGTCGGCGGAACTTCGGAGCGAGGTTCACGCCGCTTGGGACAGTTGGCAGCACTCACACCAGCGGTACAGCAAGGTGAGTGGTGCGCTGCCACAACTCATCACGAACGCCGAGTTGCTACTTCGCGATGATGAAGACCAAGACATGGCGACGCTCGCCGCAATCGAGCTGTACAGCCTGGTGCGGACGGTTAGCAAGCGGCTCGGGCGAACAGACTCAGCGCTCCTCGCCGCCGACCGCGCGAAACAGGCGGCCTCGAAGCTCGGACGACCGTTGCCACGTGCTGCTTCCGCTTGGAATATGGCACACGTGCTCCTCGCCGAGAACGATGCGGAGGGGTCTGAAACTGTTGCGATTCAAGCACTTTCCAAACTTCAGGCTGACGACGCCGGAGCAACGTTGGACGGACTGGCTCTTCAGGGCGCGTTGCTGTCCGTGGCGGCGGTGGCCGGCGCTCGACTCGGCCAAGGCTGGACCGCCCGAGACCGTCTACGTGATGCCGACAAGTTGGCGAAGGTAACCGGGGAGCGCAACACGGCATGGACCGCGTTCGGGCCAACCAGCGTTGCGATAGGTGCGGTAAGTGTGGAGAACGAAACAGGAGAAGTGGCAGAAGCCCTTCGTCTGGCCGAACGGATCGTGCCGCCTGCAAGCCTGTCGATCGAACGCCGCGTTGCGTTCCTGCTAGAGCAGGCCAGGGGATACGAACTACGCCGTGACTACGGCAGCGCACTGGTGACGCTTCAGACCGCTGGCGATGAAGCCCCCGAGGACGTGTCGTACCGCCCGGCAGCGCAGCGCGTCTTGAGCACCATCGTCCACCGCGGGCGTTCCACGGTCGCTCAACAAGGTGTCGCCTTCGCTACGAAGTTTGGCATCGCTGTGTAA
- a CDS encoding HAD hydrolase-like protein: MLWDIDHTLIETRGVGGDIFKRAFQEVTGKGLTRRADISGRTELDIMRESLAVNGMEPTNELVARLADALVDGYEARRDELGQVGRVLPGARETLAELADEETVLQTVLTGNLRSVARIKLEVFGLDGFLDLAAGAYGDDASDRAQLVSIAQERASDRFGSTFTNDQTLLVGDTPNDIRAGVAAGVRVLGVGTGKTPSADLLNAGASAVVDSLVGVSARVRRRPTGGTGWLA; the protein is encoded by the coding sequence GTGCTTTGGGACATCGACCACACCTTGATCGAGACGCGGGGCGTCGGAGGCGACATCTTCAAGCGCGCGTTTCAAGAGGTCACGGGCAAGGGCCTTACCAGGCGGGCCGACATCTCCGGGCGCACGGAACTCGACATCATGCGAGAGAGCCTGGCCGTCAACGGTATGGAGCCGACCAATGAACTCGTCGCGCGTCTCGCAGACGCGTTAGTCGACGGCTACGAGGCACGTCGAGACGAGCTTGGGCAGGTCGGCCGCGTGCTTCCAGGGGCCAGGGAAACCCTCGCAGAACTTGCCGACGAGGAGACGGTGCTCCAGACCGTGCTCACCGGCAACTTGCGCAGCGTGGCCCGCATCAAGTTGGAGGTCTTCGGGCTGGACGGTTTTCTCGACCTGGCCGCTGGGGCCTACGGCGATGACGCTTCAGACCGCGCGCAGTTGGTCTCAATCGCCCAAGAGCGGGCTTCCGACCGGTTCGGGTCGACGTTCACCAACGACCAGACCCTCCTCGTCGGCGATACCCCGAACGACATCCGCGCCGGGGTCGCTGCTGGCGTGCGCGTCCTGGGCGTGGGCACCGGGAAGACGCCGTCCGCTGACCTGCTCAACGCCGGAGCGTCGGCGGTTGTCGACTCCTTGGTTGGGGTGAGCGCCAGGGTTCGGCGCCGGCCAACTGGCGGTACCGGCTGGCTGGCGTGA
- a CDS encoding DNA repair helicase XPB, which yields MTDGPLIVQSDKTLLLEVDHPLADETRTAIAPFAELERAPEHVHTYRVTPLALWNARAAGHDAEQVVDALVRYSRYPVPQPLLVDVVDTMARFGRLQLVNHPAHGLTMVSLDRAVLEEVLRNKKINPMLGARVGDDTVVVHPSERGRLKQALLKVGWPAEDHAGYVDGEAHPIALAEDGWQLRDYQRLAAQSFWAGGSGVVVLPCGAGKTLVGAAAMAEAQATTLILVTNTVAGRQWKRELIARTSLTEDEIGEYSGERKEIRPVTIATYQVITRKTKGEYKHLELFDSRDWGLVIYDEVHLLPAPVFRMTADLQSRRRLGLTATLVREDGREGDVFSLIGPKRYDVPWRDIEAQGWIAPADCVEVRVTLTDNERLQYATAEPEERYKLCSTARTKLPVVQAILDKHKGEPTLVIGAYLDQLDELGAGLNAPVIQGSTKNKEREELFDAFRRGELKTLVVSKVANFSIDLPEASIAVQVSGTFGSRQEEAQRLGRLLRPKGDGRQAHFYSIVSRDTLDADYAAHRQRFLAEQGYAYKIVDADDLLGPAVPEVG from the coding sequence GTGACCGACGGACCACTGATCGTCCAGTCCGACAAGACGCTGCTGCTGGAGGTCGACCACCCGCTCGCCGACGAGACGCGGACGGCGATCGCGCCGTTCGCGGAGTTGGAACGGGCGCCGGAGCACGTGCACACGTATCGGGTGACGCCGTTGGCGCTGTGGAACGCCCGTGCGGCGGGTCACGACGCGGAGCAGGTGGTGGACGCGCTGGTCCGGTACAGCCGTTACCCGGTGCCGCAGCCGCTGCTGGTCGACGTGGTGGACACGATGGCCCGGTTCGGCCGGCTGCAACTGGTGAACCACCCGGCGCACGGCCTGACCATGGTCTCGCTGGACCGCGCGGTGCTGGAAGAGGTGCTGCGCAACAAGAAGATCAACCCGATGCTGGGGGCGCGGGTCGGGGACGACACGGTGGTCGTGCACCCGAGCGAGCGCGGTCGGCTCAAGCAGGCGCTGCTCAAGGTGGGCTGGCCGGCCGAGGACCACGCCGGCTACGTCGACGGCGAGGCGCACCCGATCGCGCTGGCCGAGGACGGCTGGCAGCTGCGCGACTACCAACGCCTGGCGGCGCAGTCGTTCTGGGCCGGCGGCTCGGGCGTCGTCGTGCTGCCCTGTGGCGCAGGCAAGACACTGGTCGGCGCGGCGGCGATGGCCGAGGCCCAGGCGACGACGCTGATCCTCGTGACGAACACCGTGGCCGGCCGGCAGTGGAAGCGTGAGCTGATCGCCCGCACCTCGCTGACCGAGGACGAGATCGGCGAGTACTCGGGCGAGCGCAAGGAGATCCGCCCGGTCACCATCGCCACGTACCAGGTGATCACCCGCAAGACCAAGGGCGAGTACAAGCACCTCGAGCTGTTCGACTCCCGCGACTGGGGCCTGGTCATCTACGACGAGGTGCACCTGCTGCCGGCGCCGGTGTTCCGGATGACGGCCGACCTCCAGTCCCGTCGCCGTCTCGGGCTGACCGCCACCCTGGTCCGCGAGGACGGCCGCGAGGGCGACGTCTTCTCGCTGATCGGCCCCAAGCGTTATGACGTGCCGTGGCGGGACATCGAGGCCCAGGGCTGGATCGCGCCGGCCGACTGTGTCGAGGTGCGGGTGACGCTGACCGACAACGAGCGCCTCCAGTACGCGACGGCCGAGCCGGAGGAGCGGTACAAGCTCTGCTCCACCGCGCGTACGAAACTCCCGGTGGTGCAGGCGATCCTGGACAAGCACAAGGGTGAGCCGACGCTGGTCATCGGGGCCTACCTCGACCAGCTGGACGAGCTCGGCGCCGGCCTGAACGCCCCGGTGATCCAGGGCTCGACCAAGAACAAGGAGCGCGAGGAGCTGTTCGACGCGTTCCGGCGGGGCGAGCTGAAGACGCTGGTCGTGTCCAAGGTGGCCAACTTCTCCATCGACCTGCCCGAGGCGTCGATCGCCGTGCAGGTGTCGGGCACTTTCGGCTCACGGCAGGAGGAGGCGCAGCGGTTGGGCCGGCTGCTGCGGCCCAAGGGTGACGGCCGGCAGGCGCACTTCTACTCGATCGTCTCCCGGGACACGTTGGACGCCGACTACGCGGCGCACCGGCAGCGCTTCCTGGCCGAGCAGGGCTACGCCTACAAGATCGTCGACGCCGACGACCTCCTCGGCCCCGCCGTCCCCGAGGTCGGCTAG
- a CDS encoding LppU/SCO3897 family protein → MSTPPMPPAGPGGPQQPQGQPYPQQPQGQPYPPQGQPYPQAPQGQFAGGPVPGTGPMPGATPGGPQPFPQAPVGTPPKKGRRILASVFSVVGVIVVYIIIRVVISLGVGTAVSSADDAHNTAVGDCASVTGTTTKPSYDKVDCGSGKENYIVGMVIKASEKCPDGGGYDEYYEEGTLNNVRLCLAPVLADGKCYNLTSSVPSTEMGYPAVACTGPSAIQIKVVKGKADHGACEDPDPQHSLVYDPLKLTYCLSQPSGS, encoded by the coding sequence ATGAGCACTCCACCCATGCCTCCTGCCGGACCGGGCGGTCCGCAGCAGCCCCAGGGACAGCCCTACCCGCAGCAGCCCCAAGGCCAGCCGTACCCGCCGCAGGGGCAGCCCTACCCGCAGGCCCCGCAGGGCCAGTTCGCCGGCGGTCCCGTCCCGGGCACCGGCCCGATGCCGGGTGCGACGCCCGGCGGCCCGCAGCCGTTCCCGCAGGCCCCGGTGGGCACCCCGCCGAAGAAGGGCCGCCGGATCCTGGCCAGTGTCTTCAGCGTGGTCGGCGTGATCGTCGTCTACATCATCATCCGGGTAGTCATCAGCCTGGGTGTCGGCACCGCGGTGAGCAGCGCCGACGACGCGCACAACACGGCGGTCGGCGACTGCGCCAGCGTCACCGGCACCACGACCAAGCCGAGCTACGACAAGGTCGACTGTGGCTCCGGCAAGGAGAACTACATCGTCGGCATGGTGATCAAGGCCAGCGAGAAGTGCCCGGACGGCGGCGGCTACGACGAGTACTACGAGGAGGGCACGCTCAACAACGTGCGGCTGTGCCTGGCCCCGGTGCTCGCCGACGGCAAGTGCTACAACCTCACCTCCTCCGTCCCCAGCACCGAGATGGGCTACCCGGCCGTTGCCTGCACCGGCCCGTCGGCAATTCAGATCAAGGTCGTGAAGGGCAAGGCGGATCACGGAGCTTGTGAAGATCCGGATCCGCAGCATTCTCTTGTGTACGACCCGCTGAAGCTCACCTACTGCTTGAGCCAGCCCAGCGGAAGCTGA
- a CDS encoding ABC transporter substrate-binding protein: MAIGAVRRTAAALAGALGLVASAAGCSMLPGSGSSNSPTLEHPSLRVGYEAQVDVAPLYMAVKNSLFDNAGLKIELVQENSDDEAIKQVQSGQLDIAFATHVSFFKAEANGAQLELQGEAYQAGTNTMALVTLPSLGYNNPSTKQNPTIAVNADNDLGVLTTKSVLDTAGVPQNKIAFKTIGFNDMITALQNRTVDAAFMVEPFITRAEQQLGATILTDAARGATQEFPMTGYASSKKFADANPNTMAAFRKALQQAQEQASDRLKVQSVLKDYAGVDAGTADLISVGNFPTTLNAVRLQRVADMMETSGMLGNRLDAQSMLPPTQQNS, encoded by the coding sequence ATGGCCATCGGAGCGGTACGACGGACCGCTGCGGCGCTCGCGGGAGCGCTGGGTCTGGTCGCTTCCGCGGCCGGCTGCAGCATGCTGCCCGGATCCGGATCTTCCAACTCGCCGACGCTGGAGCATCCGTCGCTACGGGTGGGCTACGAGGCCCAGGTCGACGTGGCGCCGCTGTACATGGCGGTGAAGAACAGCCTGTTCGACAACGCCGGCCTGAAGATCGAGCTGGTGCAGGAGAACAGCGACGACGAGGCGATCAAGCAGGTGCAGAGCGGCCAGCTCGACATCGCCTTCGCCACCCACGTGAGCTTCTTCAAGGCCGAGGCCAACGGCGCGCAGCTTGAGCTGCAGGGTGAGGCCTACCAGGCCGGCACCAACACGATGGCCCTGGTCACACTGCCGTCGCTGGGCTACAACAACCCGTCGACCAAGCAGAACCCGACCATCGCCGTCAACGCCGACAACGACCTCGGCGTGCTGACCACGAAGTCGGTGCTGGACACCGCGGGCGTGCCGCAGAACAAGATCGCCTTCAAGACGATCGGCTTCAACGACATGATCACCGCGCTGCAGAACCGAACCGTGGACGCGGCCTTCATGGTCGAGCCGTTCATCACCCGGGCCGAGCAGCAGCTGGGCGCGACCATCCTGACCGACGCCGCCCGCGGCGCCACCCAGGAGTTCCCGATGACCGGCTACGCGTCGTCGAAGAAGTTCGCCGACGCCAACCCGAACACCATGGCCGCGTTCCGCAAGGCGTTGCAGCAGGCCCAGGAGCAGGCCTCGGACCGGCTCAAGGTGCAGAGCGTGCTGAAGGACTACGCCGGTGTCGACGCCGGCACCGCCGACCTGATCTCGGTCGGCAACTTCCCGACCACGCTCAACGCCGTCCGCCTCCAGCGTGTCGCCGACATGATGGAGACGTCCGGAATGCTGGGGAACCGCCTGGACGCGCAGTCGATGCTGCCGCCGACACAGCAGAACAGTTGA
- a CDS encoding nitrate- and nitrite sensing domain-containing protein: MSGEITHNGQNVASGDVDRDADGTGSRWRLQNWRLRTKLLVVLLIPTILALILGGIRVRADVANLTDAQRLAKQVQLQTSVAELVQQLQRERDLTAQFVAANRTGDQVSLDRERERVVQDITAFRNLVTTLGPGLSPDVESRFSTAAEQLSRLTNLRKAVGESKYPASATFNAYSDSIQNLLDLGEQAISTISDPSLVRLQLATNAVARAKEQDSRKRGILLQVFQNKNFPFDQYRALLAADAELEAAKNDFAKSATPQQQRIFDDTVTGLIVDDANKLEESALIRGTNNQDLTGLTTTQWDIDSTLTVNLTNQVQQALLQQLQTQTNDLANTSQDSAIRNSALVLGALLLALVTALFVARSLLRPLRVLRRTALDIADHRLPEEVQRILTDPNPAEAAREVVDPVPIHTKEEVGQLARAFDAVHGEAVRMAAQQALLRDNVNAMFVNLSRRSQALVERQLGLIDRLEQDEQDPDQLANLFELDHLATRMRRNSENLLVLSGTDLGRRLTRPVPAGDVVGAAVSEVEQYARIQVAPTPELTVQGRAVNDLVHLIAELLDNATAFSDPNTKVTVRTAKTRRGELAIEIHDRGVGMSAADVNETNERLADPPEVDVAVSRRMGLYVVARLAKRHDIKVRLRGNEDIEGGMTALVVVPGSLVLAPGADVSTPPSGGERPATQAGGGIANAFGMSRRPATPPSEPIPVQEPAGDPGVPVQFVSSAGSPELGVTGVPRWSPNAPAAPAQQPQESTATWFPSLEDSAAGQPVDMFAGFQEAPEEPKVAPPAVNGSLNGSGSLNGHAAPPAAVPAPAQPEASAFPSRDLDHELDAPTERLPIYEAVLSQWFQAVEDETPDLVEGPFGVPTQGGGADDAVAGPATATMSMQLPEVPEQAPELAPEQPTQALEQPKPAAEAPAAAVSPTEEKAAAPAPGTSSLPKRTPRATSGQRPGATSAPESEPARQQQPETPAARNGSAPLPTRPARPAAARSNDWSSPGDEGWQAAESLLSQAPDAQTQAGLPKRVPKAHLIPGSAAPKSSTAASTRAPAAPRSADSVRGRMSSYQQGVRRGRHALIDAYSGDASTSPQSSEDEEQE, from the coding sequence TTGAGCGGCGAAATCACACACAACGGACAGAACGTCGCCTCCGGCGATGTCGACCGGGACGCCGACGGCACCGGCTCGCGCTGGCGCCTGCAGAACTGGCGACTGCGCACCAAGCTGCTGGTCGTCCTGCTGATCCCGACGATCCTCGCGCTGATCCTCGGTGGCATCCGCGTCCGCGCCGACGTGGCCAACCTCACCGACGCCCAGCGCCTGGCCAAGCAGGTGCAGCTGCAGACCTCGGTCGCCGAACTGGTGCAGCAGCTCCAGCGTGAGCGCGACCTGACCGCGCAGTTCGTCGCGGCCAACCGCACCGGCGACCAGGTCAGCCTTGACCGTGAGCGTGAGCGCGTCGTCCAGGACATCACCGCGTTCCGCAACCTGGTGACCACGCTCGGTCCCGGTCTGTCGCCCGACGTCGAGTCGCGGTTCAGCACCGCGGCCGAACAGCTCTCCCGCCTGACCAACCTGCGCAAGGCGGTCGGCGAGTCCAAGTACCCCGCGAGCGCGACGTTCAACGCCTACAGCGACTCGATCCAGAACCTGCTCGACCTCGGTGAGCAGGCCATCTCCACGATCTCCGACCCGAGCCTGGTCCGGCTCCAGCTGGCCACCAACGCGGTGGCCCGGGCCAAGGAGCAGGACTCCCGCAAGCGCGGCATCCTGCTCCAGGTCTTCCAGAACAAGAACTTCCCGTTCGACCAGTACCGCGCCCTGCTGGCCGCGGACGCCGAGCTGGAAGCGGCCAAGAACGACTTCGCCAAGTCGGCCACCCCCCAGCAGCAGCGCATCTTCGACGACACGGTCACCGGCCTGATCGTCGACGACGCCAACAAGCTGGAGGAGTCCGCGCTCATCCGCGGCACCAACAACCAGGACCTCACCGGGCTGACCACCACGCAGTGGGACATCGACTCCACGCTGACGGTCAACCTGACCAACCAGGTCCAGCAGGCGCTGCTGCAGCAGCTCCAGACCCAGACGAACGACCTGGCCAACACCTCGCAGGACTCCGCGATCCGCAACTCCGCGCTGGTTCTCGGCGCCCTGTTGCTCGCGCTGGTGACAGCTTTGTTCGTGGCCCGCTCGCTGCTGCGCCCGCTGCGCGTGCTGCGGCGCACCGCGCTGGACATCGCCGACCACCGCCTGCCCGAGGAAGTGCAGCGCATCCTCACCGACCCGAACCCGGCCGAGGCGGCCAGGGAAGTGGTCGACCCGGTCCCGATCCACACCAAGGAAGAGGTCGGCCAGCTGGCCCGGGCCTTCGACGCGGTGCACGGCGAGGCGGTCCGGATGGCGGCCCAGCAGGCCCTCCTGCGGGACAACGTCAACGCCATGTTCGTCAACCTGTCCCGCCGCTCGCAGGCCCTGGTCGAACGCCAGCTGGGCCTGATCGACCGGCTCGAGCAGGACGAGCAGGACCCGGACCAGCTGGCCAACCTGTTCGAGCTGGACCACCTGGCCACCCGTATGCGGCGCAACTCGGAGAACCTGCTGGTTCTCTCCGGCACCGACCTCGGCCGCCGGCTGACCCGGCCGGTGCCGGCCGGCGACGTCGTCGGCGCCGCGGTGTCCGAGGTCGAGCAGTACGCCCGCATCCAGGTCGCGCCGACCCCGGAGCTCACGGTGCAGGGCCGCGCGGTCAACGACCTCGTGCACCTCATCGCCGAGCTGCTGGACAACGCGACCGCGTTCTCCGACCCGAACACCAAGGTCACCGTGCGCACCGCCAAGACGCGGCGCGGCGAGCTGGCCATCGAGATCCACGACCGCGGCGTCGGCATGTCGGCCGCGGACGTCAACGAGACCAACGAGCGCCTGGCCGACCCGCCCGAGGTCGACGTGGCCGTGTCCCGCCGGATGGGCCTGTACGTGGTCGCCCGGCTGGCCAAGCGGCACGACATCAAGGTGCGGCTGCGCGGCAACGAGGACATCGAGGGCGGCATGACCGCGCTCGTCGTGGTGCCGGGCTCGCTGGTGCTGGCCCCCGGGGCCGACGTCAGCACGCCGCCGTCCGGCGGCGAGCGTCCGGCCACCCAGGCCGGCGGCGGCATCGCCAACGCGTTCGGCATGTCCCGCCGCCCGGCCACGCCGCCGTCGGAGCCGATCCCGGTGCAGGAACCGGCTGGCGACCCCGGCGTGCCGGTGCAGTTCGTGTCCAGCGCCGGCAGCCCCGAGCTGGGTGTCACCGGCGTGCCGCGCTGGTCGCCGAACGCCCCCGCGGCGCCGGCCCAGCAGCCCCAGGAGAGCACCGCGACCTGGTTCCCGTCGCTGGAGGACTCGGCCGCCGGCCAGCCGGTGGACATGTTCGCCGGCTTCCAGGAAGCGCCCGAGGAGCCGAAGGTCGCGCCCCCAGCGGTCAACGGCAGCCTGAACGGCAGCGGCAGCCTCAACGGGCACGCCGCGCCGCCGGCCGCCGTGCCGGCCCCGGCCCAGCCGGAGGCCAGCGCCTTCCCGTCACGTGATCTAGATCACGAACTGGACGCGCCGACCGAGCGGCTGCCGATCTACGAGGCCGTCCTGTCGCAGTGGTTCCAGGCCGTCGAGGACGAGACCCCGGATCTGGTCGAGGGCCCGTTCGGCGTGCCGACCCAGGGCGGCGGCGCCGACGACGCGGTCGCCGGACCGGCCACCGCGACCATGTCGATGCAGCTGCCCGAGGTGCCGGAGCAGGCTCCGGAGCTCGCTCCCGAGCAGCCGACCCAGGCCCTTGAACAGCCCAAACCGGCAGCCGAGGCGCCGGCGGCCGCCGTGTCGCCGACCGAGGAGAAGGCCGCCGCCCCGGCGCCGGGCACCTCCTCGCTGCCCAAGCGCACGCCGCGGGCGACGTCCGGCCAGCGGCCGGGCGCCACCTCGGCGCCAGAGTCCGAACCCGCCCGCCAGCAGCAGCCGGAGACCCCGGCGGCCCGCAACGGTTCGGCCCCGCTGCCCACCAGGCCGGCCCGGCCGGCAGCGGCCAGGAGTAACGATTGGTCTTCCCCTGGCGACGAAGGATGGCAGGCTGCTGAGTCCTTGTTGAGCCAGGCGCCCGATGCGCAGACCCAGGCGGGCCTGCCGAAACGGGTTCCGAAGGCGCACCTGATCCCCGGGTCCGCCGCACCGAAGAGCTCGACCGCAGCGTCCACCAGGGCACCGGCCGCACCGCGGTCGGCTGACTCGGTGCGGGGTCGCATGTCAAGCTACCAACAGGGCGTGCGCCGTGGCCGGCACGCTTTGATAGACGCCTACTCTGGTGATGCGTCCACATCGCCGCAGAGCAGTGAAGACGAGGAGCAGGAGTGA
- a CDS encoding roadblock/LC7 domain-containing protein, producing the protein MTTASVQQPGSFSWLITDFVRRVPGVAHAVVVSADGLLLAGSHGLPRDRAEQLSAVSSGLISLTQGAARCFEGGSVNQTVVEMERGYLFLMSISDGSCLSVLAAPNCDIGLVAYEMTLLVERVGQQLTPELRAQLQGVVRR; encoded by the coding sequence GTGACTACCGCGTCTGTACAGCAGCCCGGCAGTTTCAGCTGGCTGATCACCGACTTCGTCCGCCGGGTCCCCGGCGTGGCGCACGCCGTCGTCGTCTCCGCCGACGGTCTGCTGCTGGCCGGTTCCCACGGCCTGCCGCGGGACCGCGCCGAGCAGCTGTCGGCGGTGTCGTCCGGGCTGATCAGCCTGACGCAGGGCGCCGCGCGCTGCTTCGAAGGCGGCTCGGTCAACCAGACCGTGGTGGAGATGGAGCGGGGGTACCTGTTCCTGATGTCCATCAGCGACGGCTCGTGCCTGTCCGTCCTCGCCGCGCCGAACTGCGACATCGGTCTCGTCGCCTACGAGATGACCCTGCTTGTCGAACGGGTCGGCCAGCAGTTGACGCCGGAACTACGGGCGCAGCTGCAAGGCGTGGTCCGCAGATAG
- a CDS encoding DUF742 domain-containing protein: MPGGGAFGFAEERPGERSHPGYRGGPPSGPISDPMSGPLYDADGYEVHFVQPPDPEPEPDPALHEPVVETGSLVRPYTRTGGRTRPDYDLAIEALVSTSDHGRDRDAAVTAEHRSICGLCVETRSVAEIAAHLRLPLGVVRVLIGDMASMGLVLIHQSGLVVGDRPSIEFLERVLSGLRRL, encoded by the coding sequence ATGCCGGGTGGCGGTGCGTTCGGCTTCGCCGAGGAGCGGCCGGGCGAGCGCAGCCACCCCGGTTACCGGGGCGGCCCGCCGTCGGGACCCATTTCCGACCCGATGTCCGGCCCGCTCTACGATGCCGACGGCTACGAGGTGCACTTCGTTCAACCGCCGGACCCGGAACCCGAACCGGATCCGGCACTGCACGAGCCCGTGGTCGAGACGGGTTCGCTGGTTCGTCCCTACACCAGGACCGGCGGCCGGACCCGACCCGATTACGACCTGGCGATCGAGGCGTTGGTGTCCACCAGCGACCACGGCCGTGACAGGGATGCCGCAGTGACCGCCGAGCACCGGTCGATCTGCGGTCTGTGTGTGGAGACCCGCTCGGTCGCGGAGATCGCGGCGCACCTGCGGCTGCCCCTCGGGGTGGTCCGGGTGCTCATCGGTGACATGGCCAGCATGGGTCTAGTCCTGATTCACCAAAGCGGCCTGGTCGTGGGGGACAGGCCGTCCATTGAATTCCTGGAGAGGGTGCTCAGTGGGCTCCGCAGGCTCTAG
- a CDS encoding GTP-binding protein, whose amino-acid sequence MGSAGSSPQIARQATTSAKIVVAGGFGVGKTTFVGSVSEIVPLTTEAVMTEASLGVDDLSATPNKVTTTVAMDFGRVSLDSDLILYLFGTPGQHRFWFMWDDLVRGAIGAVVLVDTRRLADAFASIDFFDDRQLPYVVAVNCFDGMLHHRIDDVRDALTIDQSVPIVTCDARNRESTKQTLITLVEHAMRQWMSVRAG is encoded by the coding sequence GTGGGCTCCGCAGGCTCTAGTCCCCAGATCGCCCGGCAGGCGACGACATCGGCGAAGATCGTGGTCGCCGGTGGGTTCGGTGTCGGCAAGACGACGTTCGTGGGGTCGGTGTCCGAGATCGTGCCGTTGACAACGGAGGCGGTGATGACCGAGGCCAGCCTCGGCGTCGACGACCTCTCGGCAACGCCGAACAAGGTCACCACGACGGTGGCGATGGACTTCGGTCGTGTGTCGCTGGACAGCGATCTGATCCTGTATCTGTTCGGCACGCCCGGCCAGCACCGGTTCTGGTTCATGTGGGACGACCTGGTCCGCGGCGCCATCGGCGCGGTGGTCCTGGTCGACACCCGGCGGTTGGCCGACGCGTTCGCGTCGATCGACTTCTTCGACGACCGGCAGCTGCCGTACGTCGTGGCGGTGAACTGCTTCGACGGCATGCTGCACCACCGGATCGACGACGTGCGGGACGCGTTGACCATCGACCAGTCGGTGCCCATCGTGACGTGTGACGCCCGTAACCGGGAGTCGACCAAGCAGACGCTGATCACGCTGGTCGAACACGCCATGCGCCAGTGGATGTCGGTCCGCGCGGGCTGA